From a region of the Bradyrhizobium sp. KBS0727 genome:
- a CDS encoding leucyl aminopeptidase — translation MSDAVKVGFVPFSAASRGVLVVFCDDALKFGPATRKALGSAANTVKRAAAANQFKGKSASTLDIPAPEGIKADRLIVVGTGKPADIKAKDFLKFGGVTVGKLNAASEAVTVIAELPDGAMDADAAAAIASGIRLRAYKFDRYKTKKKDENGVLRADISIAVGDVAGARKAFAPASHVVDGVIIARELVNEPPNVLYPIEFARRASQLKKLGVDIEVLDVKAMTKLGMGALLGVAQGSTQPGRMVIMRWNGGKKGDQPVAFVGKGVCFDTGGISIKGAAGMEDMKGDMGGAACVVGLMHALAARKAKVNAVGAIGLVENMPDGNAQRPGDIVTSMSGQTIEIINTDAEGRLVLADVLWYVAKKFKPKFMIDLATLTGAILVALGTQHAGLFSNNDELAERLTKIGLDTDERVWRMPLGPDYDKMIDSQFADVKNAGVRNGGSITAAQFLQRFVDNTPWAHLDIAGTAMGAPKTEINHSWGSGYGVRLLDRLVSEYYEAKK, via the coding sequence ATGTCCGACGCCGTCAAGGTCGGCTTTGTTCCGTTTTCCGCAGCGTCGCGCGGTGTTCTCGTGGTGTTTTGCGATGACGCGCTGAAATTCGGGCCGGCAACGCGGAAGGCGCTTGGATCGGCGGCCAATACTGTCAAGCGCGCGGCGGCGGCCAACCAGTTCAAGGGCAAGAGCGCGTCGACACTCGACATCCCGGCGCCGGAGGGAATCAAGGCAGATCGCCTGATCGTCGTCGGCACCGGCAAGCCGGCCGACATCAAGGCAAAGGACTTTCTCAAATTCGGTGGCGTGACGGTCGGCAAGCTCAACGCCGCCAGCGAGGCCGTCACCGTCATCGCCGAATTGCCTGACGGCGCGATGGACGCCGATGCCGCGGCGGCGATCGCGTCGGGTATCCGGCTGCGCGCCTATAAATTCGATCGCTACAAGACCAAGAAGAAAGACGAGAACGGGGTTTTGCGCGCCGACATTTCGATTGCCGTCGGCGATGTCGCCGGCGCGCGGAAGGCCTTTGCGCCGGCGTCGCATGTCGTCGACGGCGTGATCATCGCGCGCGAACTCGTCAACGAACCGCCGAACGTGCTTTATCCGATCGAATTCGCGCGCCGCGCCAGCCAGCTCAAGAAGCTCGGCGTCGATATCGAGGTGCTCGACGTCAAGGCGATGACCAAACTCGGCATGGGCGCCTTGCTCGGCGTGGCCCAGGGCTCCACGCAGCCCGGCCGCATGGTGATCATGCGCTGGAACGGCGGCAAGAAGGGCGATCAGCCGGTCGCGTTCGTCGGCAAGGGCGTCTGCTTCGATACCGGCGGCATTTCCATCAAGGGCGCCGCCGGCATGGAAGATATGAAGGGCGACATGGGCGGAGCGGCCTGCGTGGTCGGGCTGATGCACGCGCTGGCCGCGCGCAAAGCCAAGGTCAACGCGGTCGGCGCAATCGGCCTGGTCGAGAACATGCCCGACGGCAACGCCCAGCGGCCGGGCGACATCGTCACCTCGATGTCGGGGCAGACGATCGAGATCATCAACACCGACGCCGAGGGCCGCCTGGTGCTGGCGGACGTGCTCTGGTACGTGGCGAAAAAGTTCAAACCCAAGTTCATGATCGATCTCGCGACGCTTACCGGGGCCATCTTGGTCGCACTCGGCACCCAGCATGCCGGGCTGTTTTCCAACAATGACGAACTGGCGGAGCGGCTGACCAAAATCGGCCTCGATACCGACGAACGGGTCTGGCGCATGCCGCTCGGTCCCGATTACGATAAGATGATCGACTCGCAATTCGCCGACGTGAAGAACGCCGGCGTGCGCAATGGCGGTTCGATTACCGCCGCGCAGTTCCTGCAGCGGTTCGTCGACAACACGCCGTGGGCCCATCTCGACATTGCCGGGACCGCGATGGGCGCGCCGAAAACCGAAATCAATCACAGCTGGGGTTCGGGCTACGGCGTTCGCCTGCTGGATCGGCTGGTTTCGGAATATTACGAAGCCAAAAAATAA
- the lptF gene encoding LPS export ABC transporter permease LptF translates to MGSIDKYIFRTTLASFALVLVSLTGVIWITQALRGIDLMTSQGQTIITFLGITSLVIPALVLIIAPIALMIAISHTLNKLATDSEIIVMNAAGFSPFRLFRPFFYATCVVALMVAFIGAYLAPDGMRRIKQWDAEITADILTNILQPGRFAQLDQNLTIRIRERLPGGVLAGIFVDDRRDPKERVTIIADHGTVLKNESGSYLVLEDGNLERFEAGKRDPALVAFGRYAFDMSKFSNQGRDVTLGIRERYLWELFSPPADDPIFEKLSGQFSAELHDRLLSPVYPFAFAVLTFAFLGTPRTTRQSRNFSIGGSIFAVFGLRMAGFACSVMTVKTPAAALVQYSMLIAAIAAGLWMILGGIVVEPPAALIEAINRSNARIARLFGRPVAA, encoded by the coding sequence ATGGGGTCGATCGACAAGTACATTTTCCGCACGACGCTTGCGTCGTTTGCGCTGGTTCTGGTCAGCCTCACCGGCGTGATCTGGATTACGCAGGCGTTGCGCGGCATCGACCTGATGACCAGCCAGGGCCAGACCATCATTACCTTTCTCGGCATCACCAGCCTGGTGATCCCGGCGCTGGTGCTGATCATCGCGCCGATCGCGCTGATGATCGCGATCTCGCACACGCTGAACAAGCTCGCGACCGATTCGGAAATCATCGTGATGAATGCCGCCGGCTTCTCGCCGTTCCGGCTGTTCCGCCCGTTCTTCTATGCCACCTGCGTGGTGGCGTTGATGGTCGCCTTCATCGGCGCCTATCTCGCCCCCGACGGCATGCGCCGGATCAAGCAATGGGATGCCGAAATCACCGCCGACATCCTGACCAACATCCTGCAGCCGGGACGCTTCGCCCAGCTTGACCAGAACCTGACGATTCGCATCCGCGAACGCCTGCCCGGCGGCGTGCTCGCGGGCATCTTCGTCGACGACCGCAGAGATCCCAAGGAGCGCGTCACCATCATTGCCGATCACGGCACGGTGCTGAAAAACGAGAGCGGTTCCTATCTGGTGCTCGAAGACGGCAATCTCGAACGTTTCGAGGCGGGAAAACGCGACCCGGCGCTGGTGGCCTTCGGCCGCTATGCGTTCGACATGTCGAAATTCTCGAATCAAGGCCGCGACGTCACGCTCGGAATTCGCGAACGCTATCTCTGGGAGCTTTTTTCTCCCCCGGCCGACGATCCGATTTTCGAGAAATTGTCCGGGCAGTTCAGCGCCGAACTGCATGACCGGCTGCTGTCGCCGGTCTATCCCTTTGCATTCGCGGTGCTGACCTTCGCGTTCCTGGGCACGCCGCGCACCACGCGCCAGAGTCGCAATTTTTCGATCGGCGGATCGATTTTCGCGGTGTTCGGCCTGCGGATGGCGGGATTCGCCTGTTCGGTCATGACGGTCAAGACGCCTGCCGCCGCCCTCGTCCAGTATTCGATGCTGATCGCCGCCATTGCCGCCGGGCTGTGGATGATTCTCGGCGGCATCGTAGTTGAACCGCCGGCCGCGCTGATCGAGGCCATCAACAGATCGAACGCGCGCATCGCGCGGTTGTTCGGACGGCCGGTCGCCGCATGA
- the lptG gene encoding LPS export ABC transporter permease LptG: MSMMTNTLGRYFAGRFLIAAVGVFASIFVLLVLVDYIEMVRKTSGLASASAITVAETSLFRVPQLLEKLMPFCVLIGAMTCYLALSRRLELVVARAAGVSAWQFIAPALGSSILLGIIATTAYNPMSANLRELSKRMEAELFGSAPGGGIQDASGFWLNQINSDGQSIINAARSEQQGVRLTGLTVFRFDTDLQFKERIEAREASLEEGRWAFKSVRRYSLDKPPIDQDTYYLTTTLTPAQVRNSFSTPETVSFWQLPTYIRSSESSGFATAGYRLQYHKLIAQPFLLAAMVMLAASVSLRFFRMGGVQKMVLSGVGAGFLLYVLSKVTEDLSKAELMHPIAAAWLPVCVGGLTGFLALLYQEDG, translated from the coding sequence ATGAGCATGATGACCAATACGCTCGGGCGCTACTTCGCCGGCCGCTTCCTGATCGCGGCGGTGGGCGTTTTTGCGAGCATTTTCGTGCTGCTGGTGCTGGTCGATTACATCGAAATGGTCCGCAAGACCTCAGGGCTCGCGTCGGCGTCCGCGATCACGGTGGCGGAGACGTCGCTGTTTCGTGTGCCGCAACTGCTCGAAAAGCTGATGCCGTTCTGCGTCCTGATCGGCGCCATGACCTGCTACCTCGCGCTGTCGCGGCGGCTGGAACTGGTGGTGGCGCGCGCGGCCGGCGTTTCCGCCTGGCAGTTCATCGCACCGGCGCTCGGCAGCTCGATCCTGCTCGGGATCATCGCGACCACCGCCTACAATCCGATGTCGGCGAATCTGCGCGAACTCTCCAAGCGGATGGAGGCCGAGCTGTTCGGCTCGGCGCCGGGCGGCGGTATCCAGGACGCATCGGGATTCTGGCTCAACCAGATCAACAGCGACGGCCAGTCGATCATCAACGCCGCCCGCAGCGAGCAGCAGGGCGTCCGGCTGACCGGGCTGACCGTGTTCCGCTTCGATACCGACCTCCAGTTCAAGGAGCGAATCGAAGCCCGCGAAGCCTCCCTCGAGGAAGGACGCTGGGCCTTCAAATCGGTACGTAGATACTCCCTCGACAAGCCGCCGATCGACCAGGACACCTACTATCTCACGACCACCCTGACCCCGGCCCAGGTCCGAAACAGCTTCTCGACCCCGGAGACCGTGTCTTTTTGGCAACTACCGACTTACATCCGATCATCCGAGAGCTCGGGCTTCGCGACCGCAGGCTACCGGCTGCAGTACCATAAGCTCATCGCACAGCCGTTTTTGCTGGCTGCAATGGTCATGTTGGCGGCTTCCGTCAGCCTGCGCTTCTTCCGGATGGGCGGCGTGCAAAAGATGGTTTTGAGTGGCGTGGGTGCGGGCTTTCTGCTCTACGTTCTGTCGAAAGTTACTGAGGATTTGAGCAAGGCTGAGTTGATGCATCCCATCGCTGCCGCGTGGCTACCCGTCTGTGTGGGTGGCCTCAC
- a CDS encoding DNA polymerase III subunit chi, whose translation MTEVLFYHLQNMSLESVLPPLLEKSLERGWRVVVQSTSQERTEALDAHLWTYSDDSFLPHATWRAGDAQDHPVILSIEEGNPNRANVRFLIDNAALPADADSYERVVLVFNGDDTEALSAARGAWTDCKARGFEVTYWQTDDRGRWQRRQ comes from the coding sequence ATGACGGAAGTCCTGTTCTACCATCTGCAGAACATGTCGCTTGAAAGCGTGCTGCCGCCCTTGCTGGAAAAATCGCTCGAGCGCGGCTGGCGCGTGGTCGTGCAATCGACCTCGCAGGAGCGCACCGAGGCGCTCGACGCCCACTTGTGGACCTACAGCGACGATTCGTTCCTGCCGCACGCCACCTGGCGCGCCGGCGACGCGCAGGATCATCCCGTCATCCTCTCGATCGAGGAGGGCAATCCGAACCGCGCCAATGTCAGGTTCCTGATCGACAATGCGGCGCTGCCGGCGGACGCCGACAGCTACGAGCGGGTGGTGCTGGTTTTCAACGGCGACGACACCGAGGCGCTGAGCGCGGCCCGCGGTGCCTGGACCGATTGCAAGGCGCGGGGATTTGAGGTGACCTACTGGCAGACCGACGACCGCGGCCGGTGGCAGCGGCGGCAATAG